A genomic window from Punica granatum isolate Tunisia-2019 chromosome 2, ASM765513v2, whole genome shotgun sequence includes:
- the LOC116193540 gene encoding wall-associated receptor kinase-like 10, whose translation MLRKAACSILKSSRKLLTTLTRIGFLEKVAKVPFTKGCLLRQHLGFLDGRIVAIKKSIGIDEENVEPFINEVVILSQINHRNVVRLLGCCLESEVPLLVDEFIPNGTLYDYLHDKESPVSWEARLRIATEVAGALFYLHSSASIPIYHRDIKSSNILLDEKYRAKIADFGTSRSVSLDQTHVTTLVQRTFRYLDPENFQSSQFTDKSDVYCFGVVLVELLTGQKPVSSLRANEGRSLTTYFIISMEENHLFDILDARISEQGRAEEITTVANLAKQCLNLRGRKRPTMKEVVIELERIRSLGQPASSPEQNQERSDLLVAEASEGFNAWLTSGESNMDAEVITLSDVHPLLPSESW comes from the coding sequence ATGTTGAGAAAAGCAGCGTGTTCAATACTGAAGAGCTCGAGAAAGCTACTGACCACTTTAACAAGGATAGGATTCTTGGAAAAGGTGGCCAAGGTACCGTTTACAAAGGGATGCTTACTCCGACAGCATCTAGGGTTCCTCGATGGTAGAATAGTTGCTATCAAGAAATCCATAGGAATAGATGAGGAGAATGTTGAACCATTCATCAATGAAGTTGTCATCCTCTCGCAAATCAATCATAGAAACGTGGTCAGGCTCTTGGGGTGCTGTTTGGAGAGTGAAGTTCCTCTTCTCGTGGACGAGTTCATTCCAAATGGGACTCTCTACGACTATCTCCATGACAAAGAATCCCCTGTTTCGTGGGAGGCACGCCTACGAATTGCCACTGAAGTTGCAGGTGCTCTTTTCTACTTGCACTCGTCAGCATCAATCCCAATTTACCACCGTGACATCAAGTCTTCAAACATACTCTTGGATGAGAAATATCGAGCGAAAATTGCTGATTTTGGGACTTCAAGATCAGTTTCCCTTGATCAGACTCATGTGACCACATTGGTTCAGCGAACCTTCAGGTACTTGGACCCGGAGAACTTTCAGTCAAGCCAGTTTACCGATAAAAGTGATGTGTACTGCTTTGGTGTGGTTCTTGTTGAACTCCTGACTGGACAAAAGCCAGTGTCTTCGTTGCGAGCAAATGAGGGTAGAAGCTTGACGACATACTTCATCATCTCAATGGAGGAGAATCATCTTTTCGATATACTCGACGCTCGTATTTCGGAGCAGGGCAGAGCAGAAGAGATTACTACAGTTGCAAACCTTGCAAAACAATGTTTAAACCTAAGAGGGAGGAAAAGGCCCACGATGAAAGAGGTGGTGATCGAATTGGAAAGGATACGGAGCCTGGGGCAACCAGCTTCCAGCCCTGAGCAAAATCAAGAGAGGAGCGATTTGTTGGTGGCTGAGGCATCTGAGGGGTTCAATGCTTGGTTAACGTCGGGAGAATCTAATATGGATGCCGAAGTAATTACGTTGTCGGACGTTCACCCCCTCTTACCTAGCGAATCATGGTGA